The following proteins come from a genomic window of Sebaldella sp. S0638:
- a CDS encoding two-component system regulatory protein YycI: protein MKYTYLFKDPYIGKTILKKINVLFNSIHTRPGMYLGSNISLDILNMYILGIGTNLEYNRESPADSKISAFYFRNLHDFSHKWCLEKHSVYITGTIGFSGVLSRIFGNNIIGLDYFFDMWNDYINERYYENENTKSTLPYYQMKDTEVSENDLMKLFYLLNRDHSEITVYLFKESCFQHIKVYKDKKEMILPKEALLIMHDFFYENFEYGIYSLRLADNKLLTKETNSKLLISDKSLSLNDSARLWEKHNL from the coding sequence ATGAAATATACTTACTTGTTTAAAGATCCTTATATAGGTAAAACTATTCTGAAAAAAATAAATGTTCTTTTTAATTCCATTCATACACGCCCCGGAATGTATTTGGGCAGTAACATTTCACTGGATATCCTGAATATGTATATTTTAGGAATAGGTACTAATCTTGAATACAACAGGGAAAGTCCCGCTGATTCCAAAATTTCCGCTTTCTATTTCAGAAACCTTCATGATTTTTCTCATAAATGGTGCTTGGAAAAACATTCTGTTTATATTACCGGTACTATAGGATTTTCAGGCGTTTTGTCAAGAATATTCGGAAATAATATTATAGGTTTGGATTATTTTTTTGATATGTGGAATGATTATATAAACGAAAGATATTATGAGAATGAAAATACTAAAAGTACTCTTCCGTACTATCAGATGAAAGATACAGAAGTTTCGGAAAATGACCTGATGAAACTTTTTTATTTGCTTAACAGAGATCATTCAGAAATAACAGTTTATCTTTTCAAAGAAAGCTGTTTTCAGCATATAAAAGTATACAAAGATAAAAAAGAAATGATACTTCCAAAGGAAGCTCTTCTTATAATGCACGATTTTTTTTATGAAAACTTTGAATACGGAATATATTCTTTGAGACTGGCTGATAATAAACTGTTAACTAAGGAGACTAACTCCAAATTACTTATTTCTGATAAATCCCTGTCTTTAAACGACTCTGCCCGTTTATGGGAAAAACATAATCTGTAA